One Sporomusaceae bacterium ACPt DNA window includes the following coding sequences:
- the tilS gene encoding tRNA(Ile)-lysidine synthase, whose translation MLDKVKNWAVKHGLLVPGSRIVAACSGGPDSLVLVHVLNRLKEECHFSLAVAHVNHMFRAEAAAEADFVAAFSASLGLECHVKDIDVPAYLADNKMSPQEAARLLRYRYLREVAAQWGGAHIATGHHRDDQVETVLINLLRGAGSSGLKGMRPRSEGIIRPLLAVSRPEIETYCARHNLTPCQDSSNFKTDYLRNRIRLKLLPTLEQDYNPAIREALLRLAELTGDEHDYICREAAKQWGTSAIAADGNVCIDSGKLAELHAAVQRELIRQAIEKKRGSLTGISFSHVEKLLTMALSGTVGAVLTLPGGLIARKTYTGFELEMAGAPHDLFRRPERLQPVEVAVPGVTPADADGRVVVLAEIFSSLPERQGRDTALFDLERLKLPLIMRSRLPGDRFRPLGLGGSKKLKEFLIDAKVPEAERDNVPVIADQDNIIWVAGYRQSEHGRISGQTQKFLKLTIKQGEF comes from the coding sequence ATGCTTGACAAGGTAAAAAACTGGGCCGTTAAACATGGCCTGCTTGTACCTGGCAGCCGGATCGTGGCGGCTTGTTCGGGCGGGCCTGATTCGCTGGTGCTTGTGCATGTGCTTAATAGGTTGAAAGAAGAATGTCACTTTAGTTTGGCGGTAGCCCATGTAAACCACATGTTCAGAGCCGAAGCCGCCGCTGAAGCTGATTTTGTTGCCGCATTTTCCGCAAGTCTCGGACTGGAGTGTCATGTTAAGGACATTGATGTGCCGGCCTATCTTGCGGATAATAAAATGTCGCCGCAAGAAGCTGCCCGGTTGCTCAGGTACCGATATTTACGCGAAGTGGCCGCTCAGTGGGGCGGAGCGCACATTGCTACCGGACATCACCGTGATGACCAGGTGGAAACTGTTCTAATTAACCTCCTGCGGGGAGCAGGCAGCAGCGGCCTTAAAGGTATGCGACCCAGGAGCGAAGGTATAATCAGGCCGCTCCTTGCGGTCAGCCGCCCGGAGATTGAGACATATTGCGCCCGGCACAATCTGACTCCGTGCCAGGACAGCTCCAATTTTAAGACCGATTATCTCAGGAACCGTATCCGGTTAAAACTGCTGCCAACGCTGGAACAAGACTATAATCCGGCCATACGTGAGGCATTATTACGGCTGGCGGAACTGACCGGGGACGAGCATGATTATATTTGTCGGGAAGCGGCCAAGCAGTGGGGAACATCAGCGATTGCTGCTGACGGCAACGTCTGTATTGATAGCGGAAAACTGGCTGAACTGCATGCTGCGGTGCAACGCGAATTAATCCGGCAGGCGATAGAGAAAAAGCGTGGCTCGCTGACAGGAATAAGCTTCAGTCATGTGGAAAAATTACTTACAATGGCATTATCAGGAACAGTAGGCGCGGTGCTGACATTGCCTGGCGGACTTATTGCCCGGAAAACCTATACCGGGTTTGAGTTGGAGATGGCTGGGGCGCCTCACGACTTGTTCCGGCGGCCGGAGCGCTTACAGCCGGTAGAAGTGGCTGTGCCGGGGGTAACACCGGCAGACGCGGACGGCCGGGTGGTAGTGCTGGCAGAGATATTTTCCTCGCTACCTGAGCGACAGGGGCGGGATACGGCACTATTTGATCTGGAGCGGCTAAAGCTGCCGCTTATTATGCGGTCGCGGTTGCCCGGCGACCGGTTTCGGCCGTTGGGGCTGGGCGGCAGTAAAAAGCTTAAAGAGTTTTTAATTGATGCTAAAGTGCCTGAGGCTGAGCGGGATAATGTGCCGGTTATTGCCGATCAGGATAATATCATCTGGGTGGCCGGGTACCGGCAAAGTGAACATGGCCGGATTTCCGGGCAGACGCAAAAATTTCTGAAATTAACTATTAAACAGGGGGAATTTTGA
- the pnp_1 gene encoding Polyribonucleotide nucleotidyltransferase, with amino-acid sequence MISMSIEVGSVVEGVVTGITNFGAFVELPGGKVGLIHISEVADVYVRDVKDFLKEQDKVKVKVLSVDDRGKIGLSIKQLQPPAPRKQHANDFRRSNRVNSMSFEDKLSKFLKDSDERLSDLKRNTESKRGGSGGRGGPARRAE; translated from the coding sequence TTGATTAGTATGTCCATTGAAGTTGGCAGTGTTGTAGAAGGAGTTGTGACCGGCATAACGAATTTCGGCGCGTTTGTCGAATTGCCGGGGGGAAAGGTAGGCCTGATTCACATCTCCGAGGTTGCTGACGTATACGTCCGCGATGTTAAGGATTTTTTGAAGGAGCAGGACAAAGTTAAAGTTAAAGTCTTATCTGTAGATGATCGCGGCAAAATTGGCTTGTCAATTAAGCAGTTGCAACCTCCCGCACCAAGAAAGCAACATGCCAACGATTTTCGGCGTTCCAATAGAGTTAACAGCATGTCGTTTGAAGATAAACTGAGTAAGTTTTTAAAAGACAGTGATGAACGCCTGTCTGATTTGAAGCGTAATACCGAGTCCAAGCGTGGTGGTAGCGGCGGCCGGGGTGGTCCAGCTCGCCGGGCTGAATAA
- the hpt gene encoding Hypoxanthine-guanine phosphoribosyltransferase, with protein MSNNMMDDLEKILFSEADLAARVKELGAAITADYAGKEILMIGVLRGAVIFMADLARAINLPVAIDFMAVSSYGASTTSSGVVRILKDLDEDVENKHVLIVEDIIDSGLTLNYLMENLWSRKPASIKICTLLNKPDRRKVDVPIAYNGFTIPDYFVVGYGLDFAEKYRNLPLIGVLKPAAYQG; from the coding sequence ATGAGTAATAATATGATGGATGACCTGGAGAAGATATTATTTAGTGAAGCTGACTTGGCAGCACGGGTTAAAGAGTTAGGGGCGGCAATTACTGCTGACTATGCCGGCAAGGAGATATTGATGATCGGCGTTTTACGCGGAGCCGTCATCTTTATGGCCGATCTGGCCCGGGCCATAAATCTGCCGGTGGCTATCGACTTCATGGCTGTATCAAGCTATGGTGCTTCGACTACATCAAGCGGTGTTGTCAGGATTTTGAAAGACCTTGACGAAGACGTGGAAAATAAGCATGTGCTTATTGTTGAGGATATTATCGACTCTGGCTTGACTTTAAATTATCTTATGGAAAATTTATGGTCGCGTAAACCGGCCAGTATAAAAATTTGCACACTGCTTAATAAGCCTGACCGCCGGAAAGTTGACGTACCGATTGCGTATAACGGTTTTACCATTCCTGACTACTTTGTTGTGGGGTACGGTTTGGATTTTGCTGAAAAATACCGGAACTTGCCGCTTATTGGTGTGCTTAAACCAGCAGCTTATCAGGGATAA
- the spoIIE gene encoding Stage II sporulation protein E, with protein sequence MPKVSVITLPEEILQAPPGRPPAETMNGDKPGLSWRELFGGVMIVGKMLFHQQNLPVNIMALLIGRVALLGEVAPFGLALFAAVAGVARERAAAAGIWVLAGVLSAGFYQEAIIYLLSMLLYWRLSDKLTRYEKKVQAIPLFMFACVFLSGMVLMPWRESSLYGMLLVVLEATLCMVLTFIFQHGVPLFLNSDKVRQSGAEALICGIIMLATAVAGLGSLTIYDYSLRNIAGSLIAMTLSFTGGCGLGAAVGVVTGLVIGLSDGDAAPAIAMYALAGMLGGLFKGIGKAAVLLGFILGSAIAVLYMGQPDQLLLVLVEASAAGAAFMLVPAAKLSQWHEACQDGPVKDEAALQAVKAAVDKLTHIAGIFSDLAGMFNSGNAKEQAAYHEQIQERQMAQMLSAIGEKVCGPCVRRSECWDQDFYQTYQAMLDMLALAEAGKLKAGTVPDIIKGLCVNRQALIDLIAQVAESNKAHWYWHKKLNECRQMAGEQMKATGVIIGNLAQELKKIPQTDDEMGEILAERAAMLDCQLTGVRVYSERGKVTVEAHKLPCSGTRECINTILPLTANLLQEKMTLHADCGNKVRHKNCKLTMQLSERYHVETGVAIIAKEAGGISGDTCVAQPVGRGRMALMLSDGMGSGEAAAESSSQAVKFLQQLLAAGFDIDTAVKTVNSLLLIKMPGDMFATVDMAVIDTFTGESEFLKVGSAPSYIKRVREVSIINSATPPVGILENIQIEPIRRMLVPGDIVVMVSDGVIDAARGTDKENWVANFLRRLGSERPQDIADRLLRQAVELSGGAARDDMAVLVARVAERPEIVQ encoded by the coding sequence ATGCCAAAAGTATCTGTTATTACACTGCCTGAAGAAATCCTCCAGGCACCGCCTGGTAGGCCGCCGGCAGAAACTATGAACGGGGACAAGCCCGGGCTTTCCTGGCGGGAGTTATTTGGCGGGGTCATGATTGTCGGCAAAATGCTATTTCATCAGCAGAATTTACCGGTCAATATCATGGCGCTACTCATTGGGCGGGTAGCACTCTTAGGCGAAGTAGCTCCGTTCGGTTTAGCTCTCTTTGCCGCCGTTGCGGGAGTGGCGCGGGAACGGGCGGCTGCGGCCGGGATATGGGTGTTAGCCGGTGTGCTTAGTGCAGGATTTTATCAAGAGGCAATAATATATTTGCTATCCATGCTCTTATACTGGCGTTTGTCGGACAAGCTGACACGCTACGAGAAAAAGGTTCAAGCAATTCCACTGTTTATGTTTGCGTGTGTATTTTTAAGCGGCATGGTGCTTATGCCGTGGCGGGAGTCGTCACTATACGGTATGCTGCTGGTAGTGCTTGAGGCGACGTTATGTATGGTATTGACTTTCATTTTTCAACATGGGGTGCCGCTCTTCCTAAATAGTGATAAGGTTCGCCAATCGGGTGCTGAAGCCTTGATTTGTGGAATAATTATGCTGGCCACCGCTGTTGCCGGTCTGGGCAGCTTAACAATATATGACTATAGTTTGCGGAATATAGCCGGTTCGCTTATTGCTATGACACTTTCATTTACAGGCGGTTGTGGGCTTGGCGCAGCAGTAGGTGTAGTTACCGGGCTGGTGATCGGGTTAAGTGATGGTGATGCGGCACCGGCCATCGCCATGTATGCTCTGGCCGGGATGCTGGGAGGACTATTTAAGGGAATAGGCAAGGCGGCCGTATTGCTTGGTTTCATATTAGGCAGTGCCATTGCCGTTTTATATATGGGACAACCGGACCAACTCTTACTGGTGCTGGTGGAAGCGTCAGCAGCAGGCGCAGCGTTTATGCTGGTGCCTGCCGCTAAGCTAAGTCAATGGCATGAAGCCTGCCAGGACGGTCCTGTCAAGGACGAAGCCGCTCTGCAGGCGGTAAAGGCGGCAGTGGACAAGCTTACTCATATTGCCGGCATTTTTAGTGATTTGGCCGGGATGTTTAATTCAGGCAACGCTAAAGAGCAAGCTGCTTATCATGAGCAGATTCAAGAACGCCAGATGGCCCAGATGTTGTCAGCGATTGGGGAGAAGGTATGCGGGCCATGTGTGAGAAGGAGTGAATGCTGGGATCAGGACTTCTACCAGACTTATCAGGCCATGCTTGACATGCTGGCTTTGGCTGAGGCTGGTAAATTAAAAGCGGGAACTGTGCCTGACATAATTAAAGGCTTGTGCGTAAACCGTCAGGCGCTTATCGACCTTATAGCCCAGGTAGCCGAAAGCAATAAGGCACACTGGTATTGGCATAAGAAGCTTAATGAGTGCCGTCAAATGGCTGGAGAACAGATGAAAGCTACCGGGGTGATCATTGGAAATTTAGCGCAGGAACTAAAAAAAATACCGCAAACTGACGATGAAATGGGAGAAATATTGGCTGAGCGGGCCGCTATGCTGGACTGTCAGTTGACAGGCGTACGTGTATATAGCGAACGGGGGAAGGTTACGGTGGAAGCACATAAGCTGCCGTGCAGCGGTACACGGGAATGTATTAATACGATTTTGCCGCTGACTGCCAACCTGTTACAGGAAAAAATGACACTGCACGCTGATTGCGGCAATAAAGTGCGGCATAAAAATTGTAAATTGACGATGCAGTTGTCCGAACGCTACCATGTAGAAACAGGTGTGGCGATAATAGCCAAAGAAGCAGGCGGAATATCGGGGGATACCTGTGTTGCCCAGCCTGTCGGCCGGGGCCGGATGGCACTTATGTTAAGCGATGGCATGGGTAGTGGTGAGGCAGCGGCCGAGAGCAGTAGTCAAGCGGTGAAGTTTTTGCAACAACTTTTGGCAGCCGGGTTTGATATTGATACAGCCGTTAAGACAGTCAACTCCCTGTTGCTGATAAAAATGCCGGGTGATATGTTTGCCACAGTTGATATGGCGGTAATTGACACGTTTACCGGTGAATCCGAATTTTTGAAAGTTGGCTCGGCACCAAGTTATATCAAACGTGTACGGGAAGTCTCAATCATCAACTCAGCGACGCCGCCTGTGGGCATATTGGAAAATATACAAATTGAGCCTATAAGGCGAATGCTTGTTCCAGGAGATATCGTTGTTATGGTAAGTGATGGGGTTATTGACGCCGCGCGCGGCACAGATAAGGAAAACTGGGTGGCCAATTTCCTGCGCCGCCTGGGTAGTGAGCGGCCTCAAGACATTGCGGACAGGCTTCTCAGGCAGGCGGTCGAGCTATCAGGCGGAGCGGCGCGGGATGATATGGCCGTATTGGTGGCAAGGGTGGCCGAGCGGCCGGAAATTGTACAATAA
- the ftsL_1 gene encoding Cell division protein FtsL, whose product MAQKRRNLRRFSWFKLCILIMAGYFCYVFIAQQGEMYRIRRETDNVNARMNEVLEVNKSLIAEKEKLSTVDYIEKVAREQLGLVKPGEVPYIPAR is encoded by the coding sequence ATGGCGCAAAAACGCAGGAATTTGAGACGGTTTAGTTGGTTTAAGCTGTGTATTTTAATAATGGCCGGATATTTCTGCTATGTTTTTATTGCTCAGCAGGGCGAAATGTATCGAATCCGTCGTGAAACCGACAATGTCAATGCTAGGATGAACGAGGTCCTGGAGGTAAATAAGAGCTTGATTGCTGAAAAGGAGAAACTAAGCACGGTGGACTATATTGAAAAAGTAGCTCGTGAACAACTGGGACTGGTAAAACCCGGTGAAGTTCCGTATATTCCTGCCAGGTAA
- the yjjP gene encoding Inner membrane protein YjjP yields the protein MPILLEQILDITILAGEIMLKNGAETSRVEETMFHIAQACGATKVESFVIPTGVFVTVTDGTGRTSTRMRRVHDRTINLDRIAKVNELSRRLADRRMDYECAYSHLERIARERTGFSLVPSMLASGVVGGAAAVLLNAGVFESLAAFVTALIVRYIAHIISRLHGVKFTFDFFGGMTAALVGMLFSHMWPDVKPDNIVVGGIIPLVPGVAITNAIRDVIAGDLLSGLSRGLEAALTSVAISMGVVIILAVR from the coding sequence ATGCCAATTCTGTTAGAGCAGATATTAGACATTACTATTTTGGCCGGGGAGATTATGCTCAAAAACGGGGCTGAAACCAGCCGGGTGGAAGAAACTATGTTTCATATCGCTCAGGCTTGCGGTGCAACCAAGGTAGAGAGTTTTGTCATCCCTACCGGTGTGTTTGTAACTGTCACAGACGGTACCGGACGGACGAGCACACGGATGCGGCGGGTGCATGACCGGACGATCAACCTTGACCGCATTGCTAAGGTAAATGAGCTTTCCCGGCGGTTGGCCGACAGGCGGATGGACTATGAGTGTGCCTACAGCCATCTGGAAAGGATCGCCCGGGAACGTACCGGCTTTTCGCTTGTTCCCTCCATGCTGGCGTCAGGGGTGGTGGGCGGCGCGGCCGCTGTGCTCTTAAACGCCGGAGTATTCGAGAGTTTAGCGGCTTTTGTCACCGCGCTCATTGTCCGGTATATTGCTCATATAATTTCTCGCCTGCATGGTGTCAAGTTTACCTTTGATTTTTTTGGCGGTATGACAGCCGCGCTTGTGGGAATGCTGTTTAGCCATATGTGGCCTGATGTAAAGCCTGATAATATTGTTGTCGGCGGTATTATACCTTTAGTGCCGGGGGTGGCGATAACCAACGCAATTCGCGATGTCATCGCCGGCGATCTTTTAAGTGGCTTATCGCGCGGTCTGGAAGCGGCGCTTACGTCTGTGGCGATATCCATGGGGGTTGTTATCATTCTGGCGGTTCGATAG